The proteins below come from a single Streptomyces spongiicola genomic window:
- the hisI gene encoding phosphoribosyl-AMP cyclohydrolase, translating to MPSTPSALDPAIAARLKRSADGLVPAIAQQYDTGEVLMLGWMDDEALHRTLTTGRATYWSRSRREYWVKGDTSGHVQHVKAVALDCDADTVLVKVDQVGAACHTGDRTCFDNDVLPLGR from the coding sequence ATGCCCAGCACACCCAGCGCACTCGACCCCGCCATCGCCGCCCGGCTCAAGCGCAGCGCCGACGGCCTGGTCCCGGCCATCGCCCAGCAGTACGACACCGGAGAGGTGCTGATGCTCGGCTGGATGGACGACGAGGCACTGCACCGCACCCTCACCACCGGACGCGCCACCTACTGGTCCCGCAGCCGCCGGGAGTACTGGGTCAAGGGCGACACCTCCGGTCACGTCCAGCACGTGAAGGCCGTCGCCCTCGACTGCGACGCGGACACCGTCCTGGTGAAGGTCGACCAGGTCGGGGCGGCCTGCCACACCGGCGACCGCACCTGCTTCGACAACGACGTGCTCCCCCTGGGCCGGTAG
- a CDS encoding TIGR03085 family metal-binding protein, translating to MSTHAKRERLLLADLLEAAGPDAPTLCEGWSTRDLAAHVVVRERRPEAAGIVLGPLKSRLDRVQAEFAAKPYEELIRLIRTGPPKMSPFAIKQVDEASNTVEFYVHAEDVRRAQPGWTPRELDPVFADALWSRLERSARLLGRKAPVGLVLRRPDGQTAVAHRGAPVVTVTGEPGELTVYAFGRQDAAQVEVEGDKEAVDRVGRAQLGMG from the coding sequence ATGTCGACCCATGCGAAGCGCGAACGACTTCTGCTCGCCGACCTGCTGGAGGCGGCGGGCCCGGACGCACCGACACTGTGCGAAGGATGGAGCACCCGGGATCTCGCGGCGCACGTCGTGGTGCGCGAACGGCGCCCGGAGGCCGCCGGGATCGTGCTGGGGCCCCTGAAGAGCCGGCTGGACCGGGTACAGGCCGAGTTCGCCGCCAAGCCGTACGAGGAGCTGATCCGGCTGATCCGCACGGGCCCGCCGAAGATGTCGCCGTTCGCGATCAAGCAGGTGGACGAGGCGTCGAACACGGTCGAGTTCTATGTGCACGCCGAGGACGTGCGGCGGGCGCAGCCCGGCTGGACGCCGCGGGAGCTGGACCCGGTCTTCGCGGACGCGCTGTGGTCCCGGCTGGAGAGGTCCGCCCGGCTGCTGGGGCGCAAGGCTCCGGTGGGGCTGGTGCTGCGGCGTCCCGACGGGCAGACGGCGGTGGCGCACCGCGGTGCTCCGGTGGTGACGGTGACCGGTGAGCCGGGTGAGCTGACCGTCTACGCCTTCGGTCGGCAGGACGCGGCGCAGGTGGAGGTGGAGGGCGACAAGGAGGCGGTCGACCGGGTGGGCAGGGCGCAGCTCGGGATGGGCTGA
- a CDS encoding anthranilate synthase component I, whose amino-acid sequence MDPETFRKLAADRRVIPVSRRLLADGDTPVGLYRKLAGERPGTFLLESADGGTSHTVGGGGGGSWSRYSFVGVRSAAALTVRDGQAHWLGTPPVGVPTEGDPLDALRATVQALHTPRQDLDEGMPTFTGGMVGYLGYDIVRRLERIGEHGRDDLRLPELTMLLTSDLAVLDHWDGSVLLIANAINHNDLDTGVDEAYADAVARLDAMEADLARPVESSPHALPPSELPPYTGPMWSGEEFRAAVEDVKERIRAGEAFQVVPSQRFETPCEASALDVYRVLRATNPSPYMYLLRFPHEDGGFDVVGSSPEALVKVEDGRAMLHPIAGTRPRGATPREDQALAEELLADPKERAEHLMLVDLGRNDLGRVCEPGSVEVVDFMSVERYSHVMHIVSTVTGRVAEGRTAFDVLTACFPAGTLSGAPKPRAMQIIEELEPSRRGLYGGAVGYLDFAGDSDTAIAIRTALLRDGTAHVQAGAGVVADSDPVAEDIECRNKAAAVLRAVHTANRLRGGGTREG is encoded by the coding sequence ATGGATCCCGAGACCTTCCGCAAGCTGGCGGCCGACCGCCGCGTCATCCCCGTCAGCCGGCGCCTCCTCGCGGACGGCGACACCCCGGTCGGCCTCTACCGCAAGCTCGCCGGCGAGCGCCCCGGCACCTTCCTCCTCGAGTCCGCCGACGGCGGCACCTCCCACACCGTGGGCGGCGGGGGCGGGGGCTCCTGGTCCCGCTACTCCTTCGTCGGCGTACGGTCCGCCGCCGCCCTCACCGTCCGCGACGGGCAGGCCCACTGGCTGGGCACCCCTCCCGTGGGCGTCCCCACGGAAGGTGACCCGCTGGACGCCCTGCGGGCGACCGTCCAGGCCCTCCACACCCCGCGGCAGGACCTCGACGAGGGCATGCCGACGTTCACCGGGGGCATGGTCGGCTACCTCGGGTACGACATCGTCCGCCGCCTGGAGCGGATCGGCGAGCACGGCCGGGACGATCTGCGGCTTCCCGAGCTGACCATGCTGCTCACCTCCGACCTCGCCGTCCTAGACCACTGGGACGGTTCCGTGCTGTTGATCGCCAACGCGATCAACCACAACGACCTCGACACCGGCGTAGACGAGGCGTACGCGGACGCCGTCGCCCGCCTCGACGCCATGGAGGCCGACCTGGCCCGGCCCGTCGAGAGCAGTCCGCACGCGCTGCCGCCCTCCGAGCTGCCCCCGTACACCGGGCCGATGTGGAGCGGCGAGGAGTTCCGGGCGGCCGTCGAGGACGTCAAGGAGCGCATCCGCGCCGGCGAGGCCTTCCAGGTCGTGCCGTCGCAGCGGTTCGAGACCCCGTGCGAGGCGAGCGCACTCGACGTCTACCGGGTGCTCCGGGCCACCAACCCCAGCCCGTACATGTACCTGCTGCGCTTCCCCCACGAGGACGGCGGTTTCGACGTCGTCGGCTCCAGCCCGGAGGCCCTCGTCAAGGTCGAGGACGGGCGCGCCATGCTGCACCCCATCGCCGGCACCCGCCCGCGCGGCGCGACCCCGCGCGAGGACCAGGCGCTCGCCGAGGAACTGCTCGCCGACCCCAAGGAGCGCGCCGAGCACCTCATGCTCGTCGACCTCGGCCGCAACGACCTGGGCCGGGTCTGCGAGCCCGGCTCCGTCGAGGTCGTCGACTTCATGTCGGTCGAGCGCTACTCGCACGTCATGCACATCGTCTCCACCGTGACCGGCCGGGTCGCCGAGGGGCGTACCGCCTTCGACGTGCTCACCGCCTGCTTCCCCGCCGGCACGCTCTCCGGCGCCCCCAAGCCCCGCGCGATGCAGATCATCGAGGAGCTGGAGCCGTCGCGGCGCGGGCTGTACGGCGGCGCCGTCGGCTATCTCGACTTCGCCGGCGACTCCGACACCGCGATCGCCATCCGCACCGCGCTGCTCCGCGACGGCACCGCCCATGTGCAGGCCGGAGCGGGGGTCGTCGCCGACTCCGACCCGGTCGCCGAGGACATCGAGTGCCGCAACAAGGCGGCGGCGGTGCTGCGCGCGGTGCACACCGCGAACCGGCTCCGCGGCGGCGGGACGCGTGAGGGATAG